A genomic segment from Salvia splendens isolate huo1 chromosome 13, SspV2, whole genome shotgun sequence encodes:
- the LOC121760126 gene encoding rab GTPase-activating protein 22-like isoform X1, which produces MFFKSSSEELGSYYPVRAECAGDVPKTRFKARVGKTLSPRRWNAAFTVDGHLDIAAILRRIQRGGIHPTIKGVVWEFLLGCFDPNSTFDERNDIRRQRRGQYDALKAVCQMMVPTVGSGKFITTPVVTDDGQPVPDLQNNTYAITNSGQLDQMEIQWMLSLSQIGLDVVRTDRTLVFYENEANQAKLWDILAVYAWMDKDIGYVQGMNDICSPMVILIEHEADAFWCFERAMRRLRENFRCTSSAMGVQSQLGTLSQIVNTIDPKLHRHLEELDGGEYLFAIRMLMVLFRREFSFVDAMYLWEVMWAMEYNPNIFTLYEESRDASSSRSQGEGKVKHKKMLKQYGKFERKNLETGWTDQRGALAVFLVASVLQKKNKRLLREAQGMDDVVQILGEITGNLDAKKALKEALSVHKKYLSKSKKS; this is translated from the exons ATGTTTTTCAAGTCGTCCTCTGAGGAGTTGGGTTCATATTATCCTGTGAGAGCTGAGTGTGCAGGTGATGTTCCCAAGACCCGGTTTAAAGCGAGG GTTGGTAAAACTTTAAGCCCAAGAAGATGGAATGCGGCGTTTACCGTGGATGGCCATTTGGATATAGCTGCCATTCTTAGAAGAATCCAAAGAGGG GGGATTCATCCTACCATTAAAGGGGTAGTCTGGGAGTTCTTGTTAGGTTGCTTTGATCCCAACAGTACATTTGATGAAAGAAATGATATCAGGCGACAAAGAAG GGGACAGTATGATGCACTGAAAGCTGTATGTCAAATGATGGTACCTACTGTTGGCAGTGGAAAGTTCATCACAACGCCTGTAGTTACTGATGATGGCCAACCAGTACCAGATCTTCAAAACAATACTTATGCCATTACAAATTCTGGTCAATTAGACCAAATGGAGATTCAATGGATGCTAAGCCTATCTCAAATTG GTTTGGATGTCGTACGAACTGATCGCACGCTTGTATTCTATGAGAATGAAGCTAATCAGGCAAAGCTTTGGGATATTCTAGCTGTCTATGCTTGGATGGACAAAGATATTGGGTATGTTCAAG GAATGAATGATATATGCTCTCCCATGGTTATTCTTATCGAACATGAAGCAGATGCCTTCTGGTGCTTTGAGCGAGCAATGCGTAGGCTA AGGGAAAACTTCAGGTGTACGTCGAGTGCTATGGGCGTTCAATCTCAACTGGGAACCCTTTCACAAATTGTTAATACTATTGACCCAAAACTCCATCGGCACCTTG AGGAGCTGGATGGCGGGGAATATTTATTTGCTATTCGTATGCTGATGGTTCTGTTTCGAAGAGAGTTTTCGTTTGTGGATGCAATGTATCTTTGGGAG GTCATGTGGGCGATGGAGTACAATCCAAATATCTTTACATTATATGAGGAATCAAGGGATGCATCTTCTTCCCGTAGTCAAGGTGAAGGTAAAGTGAAGCATAAGAAGATGCTCAAGCAGTACGggaaatttgagagaaaaaatTTAGAAACTGGATGGACAGACCAGAGAGGTGCTCTCGCTGTGTTCCTTGTTGCTAGTGTACTTCAGAAGAAGAATAAGAGACTCTTACGAGAGGCTCAAGGCATGGATGATGTCGTTCAG ATCTTGGGCGAAATCACTGGAAATTTGGACGCGAAAAAGGCATTAAAAGAGGCATTGAGCGTGCATAAGAAGTATTTAAGCAAG TCGAAGAAGTCGTGA
- the LOC121760126 gene encoding rab GTPase-activating protein 22-like isoform X2, translating to MSSLVQGIHPTIKGVVWEFLLGCFDPNSTFDERNDIRRQRRGQYDALKAVCQMMVPTVGSGKFITTPVVTDDGQPVPDLQNNTYAITNSGQLDQMEIQWMLSLSQIGLDVVRTDRTLVFYENEANQAKLWDILAVYAWMDKDIGYVQGMNDICSPMVILIEHEADAFWCFERAMRRLRENFRCTSSAMGVQSQLGTLSQIVNTIDPKLHRHLEELDGGEYLFAIRMLMVLFRREFSFVDAMYLWEVMWAMEYNPNIFTLYEESRDASSSRSQGEGKVKHKKMLKQYGKFERKNLETGWTDQRGALAVFLVASVLQKKNKRLLREAQGMDDVVQILGEITGNLDAKKALKEALSVHKKYLSKSKKS from the exons ATGTCCAGCCTTGTGCAA GGGATTCATCCTACCATTAAAGGGGTAGTCTGGGAGTTCTTGTTAGGTTGCTTTGATCCCAACAGTACATTTGATGAAAGAAATGATATCAGGCGACAAAGAAG GGGACAGTATGATGCACTGAAAGCTGTATGTCAAATGATGGTACCTACTGTTGGCAGTGGAAAGTTCATCACAACGCCTGTAGTTACTGATGATGGCCAACCAGTACCAGATCTTCAAAACAATACTTATGCCATTACAAATTCTGGTCAATTAGACCAAATGGAGATTCAATGGATGCTAAGCCTATCTCAAATTG GTTTGGATGTCGTACGAACTGATCGCACGCTTGTATTCTATGAGAATGAAGCTAATCAGGCAAAGCTTTGGGATATTCTAGCTGTCTATGCTTGGATGGACAAAGATATTGGGTATGTTCAAG GAATGAATGATATATGCTCTCCCATGGTTATTCTTATCGAACATGAAGCAGATGCCTTCTGGTGCTTTGAGCGAGCAATGCGTAGGCTA AGGGAAAACTTCAGGTGTACGTCGAGTGCTATGGGCGTTCAATCTCAACTGGGAACCCTTTCACAAATTGTTAATACTATTGACCCAAAACTCCATCGGCACCTTG AGGAGCTGGATGGCGGGGAATATTTATTTGCTATTCGTATGCTGATGGTTCTGTTTCGAAGAGAGTTTTCGTTTGTGGATGCAATGTATCTTTGGGAG GTCATGTGGGCGATGGAGTACAATCCAAATATCTTTACATTATATGAGGAATCAAGGGATGCATCTTCTTCCCGTAGTCAAGGTGAAGGTAAAGTGAAGCATAAGAAGATGCTCAAGCAGTACGggaaatttgagagaaaaaatTTAGAAACTGGATGGACAGACCAGAGAGGTGCTCTCGCTGTGTTCCTTGTTGCTAGTGTACTTCAGAAGAAGAATAAGAGACTCTTACGAGAGGCTCAAGGCATGGATGATGTCGTTCAG ATCTTGGGCGAAATCACTGGAAATTTGGACGCGAAAAAGGCATTAAAAGAGGCATTGAGCGTGCATAAGAAGTATTTAAGCAAG TCGAAGAAGTCGTGA
- the LOC121760450 gene encoding uncharacterized protein LOC121760450, with amino-acid sequence MDRLVNVTDYDCVANLRMDRNTFGRLSRVLSSRTGVVTGKCVGVEEQVGMSVLVLAHHQKNRVVKFQFWRSGSTVFHYVNKVLGAVLSLHDILLSKPEAVPVGCLDNGWKWFKVCLVTEFILLNGCLGALDGTHINVLVSSTDKPRYRMRKGQIATNTLPVCDRDMQFVFVLPGWEGSAGDSRVLRDAVTQQGGLRVPQGCYYLCDNGYANSNGFLTPYKGVRYHLKEWGPGNAAPQNPKELSNMRHTKARNIIERAFAVLKMRWGILRCASYYPIKTQIRLTMACFLLHNFIRREMSVDPIEAQIESNVEYTTNIHDVDGADFVDHVEP; translated from the exons ATGGATCGGCTGGTTAATGTCACTGACTACGATTGTGTGGCTAACCTACGAATGGACCGTAACACTTTCGGCCGCCTTAGTCGTGTTCTATCAAGTCGAACTGGTGTGGTAACTGGAAAGTGCGTTGGTGTAGAAGAACAAGTTGGAATGTCCGTGCTTGTGTTGGCGCATCACCAAAAGAATCGGGTGGTCAAGTTCCAGTTTTGGAGATCTGGATCGACGGTTTTCCATTACGTGAACAAAGTGTTGGGGGCTGTACTGAGTTTACATGATATATTGTTGTCTAAACCTGAGGCGGTTCCTGTTGGGTGTCTGGACAACGGGTGGAAATGGTTCAAGGTGTGCTTAGTGACTGAGTTCATCTTACTGAATG GGTGTCTGGGGGCGCTTGACGGTACACACATTAACGTATTGGTGAGCAGTACAGACAAGCCACGGTATCGAATGCGAAAAGGGCAGATTGCAACAAATACATTGCCGGTTTGTGATAGAGACATGCAATTTGTGTTCGTCCTCCCAGGGTGGGAGGGTTCGGCAGGGGATTCCCGGGTGTTGCGTGATGCCGTGACACAACAAGGAGGGCTAAGGGTCCCGCAAG GATGCTATTACTTATGCGACAACGGTTATGCAAACAGTAACGGCTTCTTGACGCCCTACAAAGGAGTCCGATACCACCTGAAAGAGTGGGGTCCTGGTAATGCGGCACCGCAGAATCCAAAAGAATTGTCCAACATGAGACACACTAAAGCGAGGAATATAATCGAGCGCGCGTTTGCGGTGTTGAAGATGCGCTGGGGCATCCTGCGTTGTGCATCATATTACCCTATCAAAACTCAGATACGGTTGACTATGGCGTGCTTTCTGTTGCATAATTTCATACGGCGGGAGATGTCTGTTGACCCTATAGAAGCCCAGATTGAGTCGAACGTAGAATACACCACCAACATTCACGATGTGGACGGAGCTGATTTTGTCGACCACGTGGAACCGTAA